From the Candidatus Thorarchaeota archaeon genome, one window contains:
- a CDS encoding zinc ribbon domain-containing protein, which yields MELPEKLVVAGFILVILGAAILGLIGLSDGNGFFFVFPFLFFGNMSGSMLLPFIAILILNLVIFGVFLFWSRRLLGREQKEEYALLIEGECEFCGAPIPKGSTYCPACGKSIREKDERTS from the coding sequence ATGGAATTACCGGAAAAGCTCGTTGTAGCGGGTTTCATTTTGGTAATACTAGGAGCGGCTATCCTTGGATTGATTGGACTGAGTGACGGGAACGGTTTCTTTTTTGTGTTCCCCTTCCTCTTTTTTGGAAATATGAGTGGTTCAATGCTTTTACCATTTATCGCCATTCTCATCCTCAATCTGGTGATATTCGGTGTGTTCCTATTTTGGAGTAGGCGCCTACTTGGTAGGGAACAGAAAGAAGAATATGCTTTATTGATTGAAGGAGAATGCGAGTTCTGTGGCGCGCCAATCCCAAAGGGATCGACATACTGCCCGGCTTGTG